A single region of the Roseivivax sp. THAF197b genome encodes:
- a CDS encoding HNH endonuclease, with protein sequence MGAYPPAQIDHRNGDRTDNRWINLRAAEKSENCRNVKSRTGSTSSYLGVSFRRDRNIWRAVIFTDGKQKFLGTYKSEEEAARAYDAAAIRHHGEFARLNFPP encoded by the coding sequence ATGGGTGCCTACCCTCCTGCCCAAATCGATCACAGGAATGGCGATCGAACAGACAATCGCTGGATAAATCTCCGCGCCGCGGAGAAAAGCGAGAATTGCCGGAATGTAAAATCTAGGACGGGCTCAACGTCTTCCTATCTTGGAGTTTCATTTCGGCGGGATCGAAACATTTGGCGTGCCGTGATCTTTACTGATGGAAAGCAGAAGTTCCTTGGCACATATAAAAGCGAGGAAGAAGCTGCTCGTGCATACGACGCCGCAGCGATTCGGCATCACGGCGAATTTGCCCGCCTCAATTTTCCGCCCTAA
- a CDS encoding N-acetylmuramoyl-L-alanine amidase, with product MPMHLGHRLIQLGVRSLGYDPGPIDGWWGPKTDGACSALVEEGPAKSTLWALRTLQSGIEDLGYPVTISGEWDAQTRLALQAVLDFDGDPLASHAPPVILEPEKPRFEPLPHVGEIRQGSAGYVIDTICLHCAAVPGRWHMDKSNGEIASAIHRMHTLPPSKGGRGWSDTGYHGITCPDGEIRAARPITRIGAGARGYNRGVYHLLMIEVGTITDTRQPEDYFTPEALAAAKAKIEEIARQTPITRLMGHREVARKLCPGFEVVDREWTNREVS from the coding sequence ATGCCTATGCACCTTGGTCACCGCCTCATTCAGCTGGGCGTTCGTTCGCTCGGCTACGACCCCGGGCCCATCGACGGCTGGTGGGGCCCGAAGACGGACGGCGCCTGCTCCGCGCTCGTCGAGGAAGGCCCTGCAAAGTCGACCCTTTGGGCGCTCCGCACGCTGCAAAGCGGAATCGAGGATCTGGGCTATCCGGTCACGATTTCGGGCGAGTGGGACGCGCAGACCCGCCTTGCGCTGCAAGCGGTGCTGGACTTCGACGGCGATCCGCTGGCGAGCCACGCGCCCCCTGTCATACTCGAGCCGGAAAAGCCGCGCTTCGAGCCGCTGCCGCACGTTGGCGAGATCCGGCAGGGCAGCGCGGGCTATGTGATCGACACGATATGCCTGCACTGTGCTGCCGTGCCTGGCCGTTGGCACATGGACAAGAGCAACGGCGAAATCGCGTCCGCCATTCACCGCATGCACACCCTGCCGCCGTCCAAGGGCGGTCGCGGCTGGTCGGATACGGGCTATCACGGGATCACCTGCCCAGACGGCGAGATCCGCGCTGCGCGCCCGATTACGCGGATTGGCGCCGGTGCGCGCGGGTATAACCGCGGCGTCTATCACCTGCTGATGATCGAGGTCGGCACGATCACCGACACGCGGCAGCCCGAGGATTACTTCACGCCCGAGGCGCTGGCAGCGGCGAAGGCCAAGATCGAAGAGATCGCGCGGCAGACGCCCATCACGCGGCTGATGGGGCATCGGGAAGTTGCGAGAAAACTTTGCCCTGGGTTTGAGGTCGTCGATAGAGAATGGACGAATAGAGAGGTTTCTTAG